The Bacillota bacterium genome has a segment encoding these proteins:
- a CDS encoding superoxide dismutase has protein sequence MAYFLSCPVPRGGHRLPPLPYPYDALEPYLSREIVRIHHAIHHRGYVNGLNVAEEEVAQAREQGDFNLIRHWERELAYHGSGHFLHTLYWLNMRPGGPRRPPRQLAAQLEADFGTFAKFQDHFTAAANQVAGNGWGVLVWQAPFGRLEILQIERHENMTQWGTIPILTVDVWEHAYYLQYPAARADYLAAWWNLVNWEDVGRRFSRVSRWFLPPCDEPRAETAGSWFGEP, from the coding sequence CACCCCTTCCATATCCCTACGATGCCCTGGAGCCATACCTATCGAGGGAGATCGTCAGAATTCACCACGCCATCCACCATCGGGGCTATGTCAATGGTCTCAATGTCGCTGAGGAGGAAGTGGCCCAGGCCAGGGAGCAGGGGGATTTCAACTTGATTAGACACTGGGAAAGAGAACTGGCCTATCACGGGTCTGGCCACTTTCTCCACACCCTCTACTGGCTCAATATGCGGCCTGGGGGTCCAAGACGTCCACCTCGGCAGTTGGCGGCGCAATTGGAAGCGGATTTTGGTACCTTTGCCAAGTTTCAAGATCACTTCACCGCAGCGGCCAACCAAGTTGCCGGAAACGGCTGGGGTGTCTTGGTCTGGCAGGCTCCCTTTGGTCGGTTGGAAATTCTGCAAATCGAGAGGCACGAAAACATGACACAATGGGGAACGATTCCCATCTTGACCGTCGACGTCTGGGAGCACGCTTACTATCTGCAGTACCCGGCGGCACGGGCCGACTATCTGGCAGCCTGGTGGAACCTGGTAAATTGGGAGGATGTCGGGCGCAGGTTTTCCAGAGTGTCACGCTGGTTTCTTCCGCCCTGTGATGAACCAAGAGCCGAGACAGCCGGGAGTTGGTTTGGTGAACCGTAG